Proteins co-encoded in one Perca flavescens isolate YP-PL-M2 chromosome 11, PFLA_1.0, whole genome shotgun sequence genomic window:
- the sp5a gene encoding transcription factor Sp5a, translated as MAAVAVLRNETLQAFLQDRTPNSSPENCKHSPLALLAATCNRIGHHHGSNHTDFLQVPYDPTLGSPSRLFHPWTNEGTPQSSLASNSTFGLSSKPQLSAHIQSSFTSHHELPLTPPADPSYPYDFSPVKMLPCSMQSLQSSCPPTYVPAVSYAAPTPIPPAMPSFVTGPSGLVHQQQRQLSPNPGEDIPWWSLQQGNHVSHSASLGPHRFQLQRGLVLGHTDFAQYQTQIAALLHTKSPLATARRCRRCRCPNCQSSTSSDEPGKKKQHICHIPGCGKVYGKTSHLKAHLRWHSGERPFVCNWLFCGKSFTRSDELQRHLRTHTGEKRFVCPDCCKRFMRSDHLAKHVKTHQNKKSKCHDKTLDHVKREDTRNML; from the exons ATGGCAGCAGTGGCTGTACTGCGGAATGAAACACTCCAAGCTTTTCTTCAG GATCGCACTCCAAACTCTTCTCCAGAGAACTGTAAGCACTCTCCGCTGGCTCTGCTGGCTGCCACTTGTAACCGGATCGGGCATCACCACGGATCAAACCACACAGATTTCCTCCAGGTCCCTTACGACCCAACTCTGGGCTCCCCTTCGCGTTTATTTCACCCGTGGACTAACGAGGGAACCCCTCAGAGCAGCCTGGCCAGCAACTCTACTTTCGGACTATCCTCCAAACCCCAGCTGTCTGCGCACATCCAGAGCTCCTTCACCTCGCACCACGAACTGCCCCTCACTCCTCCGGCGGACCCCTCGTACCCCTATGACTTCTCCCCTGTGAAGATGTTACCTTGCTCCATGCAGTCTCTGCAGTCTTCCTGCCCTCCCACCTACGTTCCCGCCGTCAGTTACGCAGCCCCGACTCCCATTCCGCCTGCAATGCCAAGTTTTGTCACGGGACCCTCCGGCCTTGTGCATCAGCAGCAGAGACAGTTATCCCCAAACCCTGGAGAGGATATTCCGTGGTGGAGCCTCCAGCAGGGGAACCATGTCAGTCACTCAGCCTCTCTTGGTCCCCATCGCTTCCAGCTGCAGAGGGGCTTGGTTCTGGGACATACGGACTTTGCGCAATATCAGACGCAAATCGCGGCTCTGCTGCACACAAAGTCCCCTCTCGCAACTGCGCGGCGGTGCAGAAGGTGCAGGTGTCCCAACTGCCAGTCCTCCACGTCCAGCGACGAGCCTGGGAAGAAGAAACAACACATTTGTCACATACCGGGATGCGGGAAAGTTTACGGGAAAACTTCTCACCTCAAGGCGCACCTGAGGTGGCACTCTGGAGAGCGGCCGTTTGTGTGCAACTGGCTGTTCTGTGGCAAGAGTTTCACCAGGTCGGATGAGCTGCAGAGACACCTGAGGACTCACACGGGGGAAAAGCGCTTTGTTTGCCCGGACTGCTGCAAGAGGTTCATGAGGAGTGACCACTTGGCAAAACATGTCAAAACTCACCAGAACAAAAAAAGCAAGTGCCACGACAAGACACTTGACCATGTCAAAAGGGAGGACACGAGGAATATGTTGTAA